In a genomic window of Apteryx mantelli isolate bAptMan1 chromosome 2, bAptMan1.hap1, whole genome shotgun sequence:
- the BLOC1S4 gene encoding biogenesis of lysosome-related organelles complex 1 subunit 4 translates to MAAAAGACPGGDSGNVSQSHSNASGLGEQEDEEGDAAEASLSATAAAYSAYLLPDRAAFCAQIESLEKSLEDLLTRVDEFVGMLDMIRSDSSQVVNESIPQIYTKATEMRHIYRKIDKLEAFVKMIGNCVAGMEERVIKAETDLGTFPSTFKKILHTISVPSFLNKSSSSRQQQTLYEPPTLFRTEDYFPCLNEAPYS, encoded by the exons atggcggcggcggcgggcgcctgcCCCGGCGGCGACAGCGGCAACGTCTCCCAGAGCCACAGCAACGCCTCGGGGCTCGGGGagcaggaggatgaggagggggacGCCGCGGAGGCGTCGCTCAGCGCTACTGCCGCCGCCTATTCCGCCTACCTGCTGCCAGACCGGGCCGCTTTCTGCGCtcag ATAGAAAGTTTAGAGAAGAGTCTAGAAGACTTGCTGACCAGAGTAGATGAATTTGTGGGAATGTTAGACATG ATTCGAAGTGATTCCTCTCAAGTTGTCAATGAAAGTATACCTCAAATTTACACAAAAGCTACAGAAATGAGACATATATACAGGAAGATTGACAAACTAGAG GCTTTTGTGAAGATGATCGGGAACTGTGTAGCTGGAATGGAAGAACGGGTCATAAAGGCAGAAACAGACCTTGGAACTTTTCCAAGCACATTCAAGAAAATCTTGCACACAATCAGCGTACCATCCTTCCTTAAT AAATCATCTTCATCACGACAGCAGCAGACCCTCTATGAACCTCCAACCCTCTTCAGGACTGAGGACTATTTTCCATGTCTAAATGAAGCACCTTATTCatga